The Porites lutea chromosome 11, jaPorLute2.1, whole genome shotgun sequence genome contains the following window.
AAAAGTTTTGCTTCTCCTTCGATCTTTTTTGTATGATCCGCCCAGGCATTTTTGTTGATCGGCTCCAGGccaaggaaactaaaaaactttgaagccgCCGAATGTCCACCACCGATTGCTCGAAGGCCAAGAACTGAGGCCCGGTTTATTTCAAACGCTCtgctcttctcggaagaattaaaaacagaatttgccTTGTGCGACGGACAGCTTTCATTCTCGCACTGGATTCTCCAGGTAGAACCAAGTCCATGCTGAGTCGCTACATTGTCCATGACTTGGACTCTTCCCTGGCAAAATCGACAAGACACAGACTCGTCCAGTTTCTCAAGCAGCTTTTCTCTCGATACGATAGCTCGACCGCTTATTGTTTTCCACGTTCCATCAGCAGATGGGGTCGATGAGCTTCATTGGCTTTCTTCATCTGGTTCTTCAAGCTGGATTTTGGAGCAGCTTGCACTCTCAGTAACTGCAGCATTTTCGCTTTTCTGAATATCCAACTCCTCGAGCcacccggggggggtactcccatatatgggctatataggtacgtgccgcggaatagggtatggtttttgaggttctcagtccttaaatagggtatctttttttaccctttgtttctgtgtccctggtgtgttccttagatagggtagcttaattgtgtTATCTAATAGtggagtgtgaaaacgcccgcctaaacgaacattttttttaaactaggcttattctagtattttatgcttgatgctgtacatccaatgttacagagaagaaataaaggtttccttttcatgctattgataattttgttttttccttgaatagggtgtcatttttcggctttgggccttaaaaagggtatccgttttcgctttcttagtccttaaatagggttagggttcacgaaccttcgcggcacacccctatccaaaattcgcgggagtaccccccccccgcgCGCCACTTCTCTTGCTGATAAAATGAGCCCTTATCGCTCTCTGCCAATTTTGCGGCCCATTCTTTGTCAAACTCGCTCTTCGGTTTCTTTTTCGCTCTCGGTTTCGATGACGAAAACGGAcacgacctttttttttttggcggcatttTTACCGAAGCAAACGCTAAATATCCACGGagactgaataataataaaggcTATGAACAACCCGAAGACAATTTGCACGTGTTGTGTCGAAGCACGCACTCAGTGTCACGTTACTAGTTCACAGGCAAGTTAATTGATATATGACACGGTTATGACAGatcttgtcaacgatcaataacgataattaacgagaaaaaatcttttacccccgatatctttcgacagaaataatattttcttctgatttttttttaaaagaaagctctcaaGCATACCTATTTGAAAACGCTGAAAcctcaaatatggaaaaatggcaattttaagggtggctgataccttaataaaacaattattccactcgcgctttttggatatgagatggtagatagccaaatcggcgcctcgttggctatctaccatctcatatccaacgcgcactcgtgaaATAATTCTTAACTATTCAGCCAGATGGGTTTTACTAAGAATTTCgagaaaaagactaaaatttatTGCCAATATGAAGGGCCTGGCCGGCtagttctgacttttgaaaAGCGCCCTTAATCTAGGGATAGGGTCCGTTCCAAGAATCCGGCCAGGCTTCAACCGCATACTTTATTGATTTCGAAAATATTCAGTTTCAATCGTCTACACGAATTCGCAAAACCGTCAGatacaaaaagaagaaacagaacaaaacaagagaaagaacAAATTTCAGAAAGCTGCGGTTCTGGTGATCGGTTTTGGTTCCTGGTTGGTGATCACATTCCTGATTCGTGTGGAAAGAGCCTTAGGATGCATACAACGTCTATACTATACTAATCATCTTAAGTCGAGGTATTGTTATTCAAATATTAGCGCACTTCACGTAAAGGGCCAATTGTACTAAACAGAAAAGCAACATAAGCTAACATTCTTCGACTTGATAATTTTTTAAGCTTCAATTTAGGCTATCATGCTTTGAAGAAATAGTATGGCTTCTAATATGGATGGCTAAGATATCGAAAGAAAACTTCTTTAATAAACTCTTTTTCAAAGACGTGAGAATTGGAAAACTCAAATCAGTCTGAAAATCATTCTCCCACATCAAATGTATTATTTCTTTTATCTGACTCTTTTGAATTGCCAACACTAGAGATAACAAGGAATGCAGACTTAACGCAACAATTTAATAGCTGGTACTGATCCCCTTTTTAAATGCTTACATCTAAAACATTTTCTAGTAATTGTCTGGTTTCCGCCGTAACAATATTTTCACAACCTgctctttcttttaaaatttgcattttaggAATTATCATGCGGCATGAAAATTCGCAACAATGCAACAACCCCAGGGGGCAGTTGATAGCTTGTGTTTTGCTAGTGACCAGTATATTGCATCCAGAAGAGACCAGTGGAGCAAGAAATCAAATAATTCATTCTCGCCCGGATGCAAGACACATAGTTGCGTGTGAATATGAGGTTTAGTCCGAAAAGGTGTCTCCGTAACTCAGTGATAATTCTTATACTGTTTGGAACGTTTAAGATTCAGTGGCGGCAAAGTGCAAACCTGGAAGTCGCTGTGAAAGAACGTGATTCGATAACTCAACCTAATATTCAAAAGACTGAAGCGTATTCGGCAGTGCTTCATTCGACTCAACTACATTCAAGCCGACCTCCGCCTTCAACTAAACTTCAATCAACGCAGATACCTTCAAGTCTGCATGATTCAACTGCAACCCTGTTAGAGAAACCAAAATTTCTTATTCTTGTTTACACTAAGTTCTGGGGACAGGTAAAATGGGTTGGCGAGTATCGAAGCGACTGCATTCTTGATCAAACCAGCAGAACTCAATGCCCATTAGATAGATTTGAAATTACCTATGACAAACAGCGGTTTTCGCAGAGCGACTTAGTAATATTTCACGCGGCTGGCGGGAACATGCCAAGTGTAGATCATCTGAAGTCATTATCAAAGAACAGGCCTGCTAAACAGCGCTGGGTTTATCAAACTATGGAAGGTCCACTGGTGACTCCCGATCCAGCGCCGTTGAACGGATTGTTCAACGCTACTTGGACGTACCGAGGTGACTCCGAGTTTTCAGCTGCCTATTCAGCGTATGTAACCCTCTTTCCTGAGGAAGCGGCGGATAGAATGAAAACTATGATCGACTATAATCAAGgaaaaactaaacttgtcgcATGGCTGGTGAGTAACTGTGGATCTCAACTACGTATGGCCTTCGTCCGCGAACTGATAAAGTACATCAACGTAGATGTATACGGAAGCTGCTCCAGCGCATTTGGCCAGAGACTATCATGTtcaaaatcaggtgaaaaagacTGCCTCAAACATTACAAATTCTACCTTTCGTTTGAAAATGCGCTGTGCAAGGATTACATCACTGAAAAGTATTGGGATCATTTAGGTAAATatatgttgttattgtttttaatcaactatttgtacatatttcatgcgacataaaattattttggtaaACAAGGTGACTAAGGCCAAACATCACTAATCGTCAGCGACCAAAACGAAAGGACTTCTTCAAGCGGCTGCTTAAGCCACTCTTCATCTTTTACAGCCTTATTCAACTTTAATCAGCGTTGTCTTTTTTATCAATGCAAAAGTTTTTCTTCGTTAACAATACTGCTCGTAACAAAGCTGTCTTGTCCTAAAAAATATCAATATCACGAAAGTTCAGCTCTCGAATACAAATGAGGCGCAGTATTTAGACAACACAGGGCATTAAAGTAGGTTTAATTTGTTGATTAAATTCACTAGTCTGAGTAACCAGTAGCGGGGGTGCTATCGAGTCATGGAACGCAAatactttgttttgaataaaattcGTCATTTATTGCGACGAGaaaacgaaatttctgttttttttgggCAATCAGtatgaattaaaataaatgttgtTTGATAAGTCACCATGCAAGGCTTTCGTTTCGTATAATGCACTTATTCTCGAAACTCAAATTAATCGTGCTAACGCGAAAACATTATACGGCGTCTTTCATCTGTGTTTTCGCTTAATTTGCATGCACTTTATAGCTGCTTCGTTTTAGTAGTAACCACACTTCTAAAGGTCCTAACAGACCTTCACTACTGTATGCCATCTGATTAAGAGGCATCTAGATATTACCTTTTGGTTAATGGGAAGTAGTTAGAAGGAGATACTAAAACTTACTTTGAAAAGTTTCTTTattcaaagaaaaatggtaagaaaaattggcaaataccgaaataccgtgtCGAAAATAGACGAAATATCGATACCGCATTTATGATCGGTCACGCTTACTTGAAGTTGTATCCATCCCCTGTGCTTGTTATCTAAAACATGTATGCACCAGAAATCAACCTCAGCATATTGCGAGAAAACGTGAGAAGAACTCGAATTTATCGGTGCAACGATCGAAAAGCCCAGTCATCGgatgcaataattaactattgCAAATTGTGTAATCATTTACCGTTAAGTGAAGGATCTTCTTTTACCGAATACCGTTATCCAGAAGGATAaaaaaccgcataccgcagggctagatgataccgcaataccgcacattaaaatcaaaattactgaaataccgcttaaaaaaaaagttaataccgcaataccgtaattCCCCATGCCCCCCTCTTAATAAATGTTTTGGAAAACTCGGATAAAATTTTAATTAGCTTTAATAGATCACAGCACACCGAGAGGGACACGTGACTCTACCTGTTGCCACTTTCTTTCAGCCTCTTTTACACGATAGACGGTAAGAAGACATACCGTTAAGAAAAAAGAgtccacgttcgatatattaaaaattttaacacgACTTCGAGGCATTggggacaaaattgcaaatttttaacaactccattgtctcgcaaatCCCAGAAGAGAcctgagcacaaagaaaaccgaGCCAAAAAAGTGAATCTTTACTGACGtcactgtttacatttttcctcattagcatacgactcAACTCATAGAAGCCGTAGCCGCATATTTGaactaaatgcaaaagttgaaagagctgattaagttgAGCAGTTGgagcaattttcagctctctgcaagcaatattgaagaaacatcagccatcaaaaacagcgaaattgctgggtggcCAAAAAGTTAATGAGTcatacattctctgtaaaatttcgagttttgaggagagaatttctccgaaaccattcggTATATtaggctcaaattttcagagataactgaaactgaTACGCCCTTTTAATATAATCAGAGTGAGGCAAAAAGTGTTAACAAAGATTCGCCTGAAAAATGaacagaaagcctcggagtcgtgttagaattttaatatatcgaacgtggccTATTCCCTGGGGACATGGTTACTATTCCCCACTCCAGCAACTTTaaggggaatgggtacaagctttcggcgcaacgtcttctgggatcgtttgggtggacaagcgttaactatgattggttaatggttACCTTGACTACCAAAACGAGGCCCATTCTGCCTTGTGTTTCTGAATTGAGGAATTCCGGTTTGTTTCTGATAAATCATAAGAGCTGCCCttgggcccgtttctcgaagctCCCGGTaattaccgggcccgttaagctgttttgttttccattttagaagggagttttaaaagttttgaaaattatacagTAGAGTTATTAGCtaacgaaacaaaatggactTCATTAGAGGTCAGAACACACCCTACTTTTCTTGAgactttaatttaaaaatatgattCCGGGCCCTTTAGGTTACCGGGaatttcgagaaacgggccccttgACACTCTTGTGGCAAATCTACAACATGTGACGCGCAGGCGTAACGACAACTGTTAAAAATATTATCGTAAATAGACAGTTAGGAAAGATCATCTGCTACTGTCACGACTTGCCAGCTCAAACAGTACGAGGTGAAAGGAGAAAATTATAGAGTTTTCACAAGGAAACTGTTCACAGTTTCAAAACCTCGACTTTCTAATTGACTCGGATATATAACTgaaaaccaagagaggataaaggggacagagaaggcatcccccatacacaccctattccataggtaattcgtctcgagttatttttagaatcgggataaagttacctgcAAGCGtgaagagatcgagagcatttctgaatattgacgcgaaatgagtcagcgctcacctgggaaaagggaatcgctagactctttgacaacccgtgaaatcagtttaactcgaagttctCGTAACCTCAGtactttaataaaatgagaaatttcgccggtctgttgaaaccggtcgtttgtacaataaagcaagtaggacgccaagtgttatttttgttgaataataaaagactaattgctctcttcaaactgtaaattataaatgatcctgagagaatattcagtgtgttaaggatttccctgctgcaCTGTTAGCTCgaaagagaggaagggcgattcttttttaatttccgtttcgctgacacagctttatcagaaatctctctgtagtcgttttcgtcgacgaAAAGAATAGCAacatcgctctccgcgtcttcctccattttgttctgcgtcagttcgtgaaggacgcgtggctatGAGCGTAGGTCATGCACGctgaacacattcgcgctatgtgattggctgttgtctaatcccccttgggatctgtggtcttaaaaataactcgagacgaattacctatggaatagggtgtgtagggggatgccttctctgtcccctttatcctctcttgctgaAAACTCctagaaaaatttgaaatctgtTTGTTAAATGCGgttgtttttgtaataatatacaatatttaTAGAGCGCTAATTCCCAATTGCCCAAAAGCGTTACGCTGTAGAAGCAAttatttcaaacagaaatttcTCGAAAACGCTCGCATAAAAATTACCTAAAATCGGTACAACTCAAGACAGTTATGTGAGCTTCACGTCCCATAAGCAGCTCCAAAAACAAATGTCTAGATTTCTCATAATTTCAGGAAACGTAAAAATACCAATAGCGTCGCGCGTTGCCATGGATACGTCGATCTCGCAAAAACTAACTTTTTTGGAAACTCTAATCTATACCATACAATTCGCTTACCTGCTTCGCTTGGGGCATCTTTACATTTCGCGTTACAttatcttaaccctttaaaaccCAATATCCACTTACAAACTTTGAGAAATTCTCCAGACTTGTCTTAGTTGAGTGAATaggataaaagatcaaagaattttCCCTCAGGTGATCATGAATTTAATTCTGATAACCTTTCCCCTTGATCGGGACTTTGTATTGATATCATTAGAAGACaactgatgttggtcactaaTTTCTTGCTCTTTCAGGAGAGTACACGAATGTTGTTCCCGTTGTGATGGGTGGCGCTGATCCTTCAGACTACAAACGAATGGCTATTCCGGGGTCTTATATCAATGTTGTGGACTTCAAGACTGTAAAACAACTAGCAGAATATCTTCAATATCTGGACAAAAACAATACAGCTTACAACGAGTATTTTAAGTGGCGGTTAAGATACAAAGTGAGTCCTTATCACTACCCGCTGTGTAACTTTTGCAGATCGCTCGCCTTAAAACCTGACCTCAGAGAAACGAAAATTTATCACGATCTTCGCAAATATTGGTTAGAAGAAGGAATGTGCAATCAACAGAACCAACGTATTAGAAGCATGTGGTAAGCCATGACTAAAGGCTCGGAAAGGTTGACATGGTTAAGTTCAGTTACCCTACACACGGACAACGGCGTGGTGTGTCATTTATAAGACCCTAAAAGATGAGCGGGAAAATTTCCCGTTGCATGGTGCGTGGAGCAACTGGTATACTAAAATCAGTTTAgcattaataagaaaaaaagtgcCGTAATAAGCGACTATCTGCTTACGTTACGGGCGTAGCCCTTGACTGGTGGAAAATTAAGTTGTGCTTGTTCATGGCTGGTATGAGCCACGATGGGAAATAAAGTAAATTGAAAGTTTTTTAAAGCGCACACGCTACCTTAAGGTACCGTGGAAGTCCCAACGGCTGGTACGCAGTAGAGTATGCGGGTATACTATCTACCTTCCATGGAGATCTCACTGATCTGAAGCCCAATTTTAGGAGAGGTTTCTAGAGGAATGTAAAATGTCAGCTTCGATGCACCGCTTACGAACAGACTTATGTCAAGATAATCTACCCATTATAGTcagaactttaaaaacaaagaaggcGGTTTTTTTAGCGACGTGCGTCAATCGAAAGATGACCTTTTTCATTTATGAGCAGCGGTTTAGACCAAAATTTCTGAGCTACCGCGCTATCTGTGGTCCCTTTTTCTTTTGGTAACAGCACAGTCGACGTCAAATGTCAACGCTTAAAGGCGCGTTATGAAGAATAAGTCGGGAGAATTTAATGAGAATCTTGGGTATTGGTATTCTACTTCGCTATAacgctagcctgcgagcaagccctCCTATTTGGGTgagtgaagcgagtctcgcgagaacgcgcgagcgagcggcgaagcttgctcgcaggctactataACGCCTACTACAGTGATTTAATTTTTCACCCTCTTTTTTTAACCTGTTACCTTTCTATCTTTGCGGCTTAAAAGTGAGATTATACCAATATTTTGGTTTAATGtacctttttgttgttttgaacaggttatCACCTTCAATAAGGGAGTTTCTACTCTTTGTTTTAGGAAGAGCAGGTCATAATTGAAAACAatgattaaatattaaaatatgacaatcattatttttaatattgatcTCCTGTTCTACTTCAATGAACACAATAACGACCTCCTGCTCCTCCTTGCTAGCCACAAGAAATTTTTTACGATAATATAAGATTGAGGACTGAGCCTTTTTTGCTTCTatgactttctttctttctttgtacaACGCTTCTTATATTTACCAGATATAACGATCATTTGCAAACTATTTCTAAATGTTGGTAAACGTAATATTTTAGTTTCCATCCAGTGGGAAGGCACAAAGCTAAACATCAACATCCCTGTCTTAGTGAACTTCTGCAGTGGgttcaagaaaaacaaaaaccattATCTAGAGATCCTTTCAGACATGGCTCAGTATAGGTCTTAACATTTCGTACGACATATCGCTCGTTACATTCCACGTTAGCGCCGTGAGCCTTGAATTTAGCAGACATAAATTTCTGTTTCAATCCACCTTGGTTCGCTTTCCTAGCTCCTTTAGAACAAGGTTGTTATTCTCTGCCTGCACTCAGTGTAAAAGGAAAAGTTCGTGACACTTAATTAATTTCTTGTGTTTGTCACTCCTCATACCAAAATTAAACCGATCAAATAAATGGTTGTTCTTAATAAAGTTTCAGGATTACCACTTCCCAAAACTATTGCAATTTTTCGCTTTAAAATGACCCAAGTTGTTTTGAGCGGAAGTTGTCAATTCAACATCAAGTGATTTGCCTAACTTTTCAAACATTTCACCggaacaaaaatttaattttcttcccTTTCGTTCAAATCGCTTCAAAAATTGTTAATGTTCTCCTCCAATTTATTTGAAGAAATGACTAAGG
Protein-coding sequences here:
- the LOC140952980 gene encoding glycoprotein 3-alpha-L-fucosyltransferase A-like; the encoded protein is MRFSPKRCLRNSVIILILFGTFKIQWRQSANLEVAVKERDSITQPNIQKTEAYSAVLHSTQLHSSRPPPSTKLQSTQIPSSLHDSTATLLEKPKFLILVYTKFWGQVKWVGEYRSDCILDQTSRTQCPLDRFEITYDKQRFSQSDLVIFHAAGGNMPSVDHLKSLSKNRPAKQRWVYQTMEGPLVTPDPAPLNGLFNATWTYRGDSEFSAAYSAYVTLFPEEAADRMKTMIDYNQGKTKLVAWLVSNCGSQLRMAFVRELIKYINVDVYGSCSSAFGQRLSCSKSGEKDCLKHYKFYLSFENALCKDYITEKYWDHLGEYTNVVPVVMGGADPSDYKRMAIPGSYINVVDFKTVKQLAEYLQYLDKNNTAYNEYFKWRLRYKVSPYHYPLCNFCRSLALKPDLRETKIYHDLRKYWLEEGMCNQQNQRIRSMW